In Hirundo rustica isolate bHirRus1 chromosome 4, bHirRus1.pri.v3, whole genome shotgun sequence, a genomic segment contains:
- the ASB15 gene encoding LOW QUALITY PROTEIN: ankyrin repeat and SOCS box protein 15 (The sequence of the model RefSeq protein was modified relative to this genomic sequence to represent the inferred CDS: inserted 3 bases in 3 codons; substituted 3 bases at 3 genomic stop codons) — MSVSGLQGLVNLTYVLKKNNQREWFPLHEVAAHPILQVFEITLDDKKASYGSTWEYKICNGXTALTLTANIGFVENMQMIIEKGGYRNTINYKKKLHFLLYLIVATSQTLVQESGLXAVHSAVDGQNQCLELVIENGLDVNTFLSEHVTSNTYNDXRKTALYFALFNNEILCTKILLRAGANPNKDPLNGVLIAVRADSNGIVKLLLSYRADVNCXFCCLMIHISQSTWXSLNGDMMLKLLPTHGYNLEMCLDFMCLDFMCQGIFGNQFVWLAPGHKSIPGQTISXRRINQLCEFIAALLLRHLAGKVVCVFVDDADFAPLSIRIQFFIERQQE; from the exons ATGTCAGTATCTGGGCTTCAAGGACTTGTGAACCTGACATAtgttctgaagaaaaacaatcaAAGAGAGTGGTTTCCACTGCATGAGGTTGCAGCTCATCCAATTCTGCAAGTATTTGAAATCACTTTAGATGACAAGAAAG CATCTTACGGATCAACATGGGAATACAAAATATGCAATG AAACAGCATTAACTTTGACAGCAAACATTGGCTTTGTGGAAAACATGCAAATGATCATCGAAAAGGGTGGTTATCGCAATACCATAAATTACAAGAAGAAACTCCATTTTTTATTG TATCTCATCGTAGCCACATCCCAAACTTTAGTCCAGGAAAGTGGGT GTGCTGTTCACTCTGCTGTAGATGGCCAGAACCAGTGTCTAGAGCTTGTCATTGAAAATGGTTTGGATGTCAACACTTTCCTGTCTGAACATGTAACTTCAAATACTTACAATG AAAGGAAAACTGCactttattttgctctttttaacAATGAGATTCTTTGCACAAAAATATTGCTCAGAGCAGGAGCAAATCCAAACAAGGATCCTTTAAATGGTGTTCTCATAGCAGTTAGAGCTGACAGCAATGGAATTGTAAAGCTACTCCTGTCTTATAGAGCAGATGTCAACTGCTAATTTTGTTGCTTAATGATACACATTTCCCAGAGCACTTGGTAATCTTTGAATGGTGACATGATGCTGAAGCTGTTGCCCACTCATGGATATAATTTGGAGATGTGTTTGGACTTTATGTGTTTGGACTTTATGTGTCAGGGTATCTTTGGAAATCAGTTTGTGTGGCTGGCTCCAGGGCACAAGTCTATTCCTGGTCAGACTATTTCTTAAAGAaggataaa TCAGCTCTGTGAGTTTATTGCTGCTCTGTTATTGAGACATTTAGCTGGAAaagttgtttgtgtttttgtagATGATGCAGATTTTGCTCCTCTAAGCATAAGAATTCAGTTTTTCATAGAAAGACAGCAAGAATGA